A stretch of Monomorium pharaonis isolate MP-MQ-018 chromosome 7, ASM1337386v2, whole genome shotgun sequence DNA encodes these proteins:
- the LOC118646540 gene encoding uncharacterized protein LOC118646540, with amino-acid sequence MKRRAMSQAIKHESDKRNKDLLEENDLSAGSLGDSKNGFRETRISVGQTSIYKPVMDNLQSTRTKSVNIDDYDFRKLQSREFGPRAHDGQSLTIRGLVADDSRNPTARVSTIGERDFVKMRDGEEESSREVSVLGKCGGSVNFSESRNREEIARDRSRGVAHPENTFDYTPAAAAAFPAIHSSRIPEESQFSRRTEKNAFRSDGVNALLDNVSSPRAIEFFTRSGISSRNNTDKDINCDTASSTIKSSSFEEFALLSKIVMPEVPSSMGGKGRPCGFGASEDIPGNVNALRNVSAVRKNLSAAVEIRDGSTGEGGRKTGNANVSTRISTAPALTRLQNLTSAVGITRPEELSAPGARPGDKSSTKIPESKTRGSLAANETRRGFPGDLAGDLGSKGRESRRGSPEREPKDMNLKNSYKFWKTRRKLPKSKDAEKFRGDKDVGGKLKRFGKLSRGLTRKRASPDFKRDSLPNGFSGREGRFRRHLQIGREVFNIADGHERGNSLTDEEPQQARALVDRYARPEAHSKRKTSNMAGDKNSPKKQVILDSARSHRKVQPEENDNPFYLNNEDGKKNSVDKRIEDKFARISNVLKEDSTETGIIQETPGNFKVVTNSEVAKADIPKIQDELKDNLFSRENGKSDETFAIHGDEVARKRPAEIMDLRSSANENSFVTTKPTNEEVTTIMLLTTRKDSLDRKNFTFHKSAIGCFRSSPVMKKLDYNVSKEMNRNESKNPIYATEFAARQTEVITRKLPSNSKNAHGYVTDDPLETLSGRSASSSKEPTSPEAPDNRSERDETKNARFLELNNNSSRMIAGNSVEPEGPPIDPGLSSRSSGSVTEPGEVSLSNEEAEIDSRYTGDPRLENSDGLSDKSREREEIGELVDRIVRQYVAYTPVMPGMPTFDEITEAETLPLEEETTVTQFTTTLATTTRITDVNFRPTIRSPGTTPLPAGEMHDEISLDETNLADEIEATTASPETTISKPRFRMGKPRTYSSSEAEAREVSNKTEKPGKKQKIYARVTGMKRTDAGEEVDDHPWYRTTEVQQVIAANRSKPVQKTKRERKKHKSETNYFQNTSSVWTSSTTATAGVARTRGKRSDFIRAAGNRDPPVFHDYCEREEDEEARRSGRPSLNKNEKSPNITEATELRSRIEKRLAGELDYPASRGFSPHSCCANRDQAQKINAALQDIVSRNAEVQDNPDSNVQEKERDVQGNLQSFSPLNLEDSAVRKFLDEDISSRNREAASAPFAASPSAKIPSSHTDVSGSVRESLEMDRRSEKRMAYGERTIAEIDRIATVRRVAVNVSRGKSSAGETSPARARSPGRRDETDETVIRGVKLMMPGDKGETRGPDVAAKSADKKISPPFPAPPARQRGRGDAARKINENPADRRRVSVAGKQYPRRPRGKVYDKVYDTVRKIINKIKGKSSSPVSDEADTEMGGRVRSEKRVDRSSDWHRSGRRLLSSRGGSGHIESPDDEYYASDESETDRENDSGDNEAIASGDDLSYLENSSGRREDRDPRKLVAETDRLTDGSVDVARIVMPEEKTVAAAMLSDDMANGEETISSSNYRKIEEKIKNTDSQDISVLETTDLTNFNDDKMLKDSLETEEKSITQSIVDNDASLQERSFDNSENIVRNPRYYVEVNEQPLSFPEKINGNNLQDESLYGTQLTHDNTGEIINFAAMNNPKLLSAERMVSNIDLSRSSTTPKSEEGIKISLIGRIQVHGNFNQTPMLISIDAIPDEFSATQSSVPAELLNTIKAIEATTINLPLNDSNVDSTFDVLSISERANDEASDSLNTVLDESREVGRMNEVTTKSCEKFVDPMRRSGGEGKTTKKNLSRIKKRLDRYNTNSKSAKQVFLTDYSIVPNSKGDRTKDVERMIFERTDGTIDKLDTRTSASPVYFPDILGSVLINNDSLKDQHAIKEPEIDIPPPIETNRFDSIEIHPSNATLHIVPLVHINIEKPSVDLTNESGKTTETTCCPRENPRNATSGGCYRMPATVWKLETTGTTSHELQTSSNYRDGDPTETLPRFYETTVNDRDAVTVSSLSSTRLQNVPERTTYETRSTSTPPSKCNDESVNVIRVRNMMAIVRFLLKLLGVIAEGEEPPCPGTRIGETMIHVKNVIINASSHVGRHKSITNTDDRGTAIKSGGTGQDLTTTATEWRSTITERIREKSSPPGAFESFTEAPSYPATSTLATSFDEVAKDEGPATFFETATGREVYATSTSSSTTSSATPKSFLFYEPARKSPRKGASRKNISPDLTGVKRNSSVAFKGSEGEESGERKFRLDNSQTPRSSSWVQDRNSVGRLRYGKQGIAAATNAADKIGASREKYLAMGDTVDFRRSQSTGVANGAVRPTLPRDVAPRNAPFEGIDAGRGNRPERAAKPSRRVRRTGVSDRRAETRTKLLNRSARGGPPGDWIGEHWSAATRRRLPIDKKLRESRGKVPGGNATPGKVVFRRVRGKINRPPDPNLVSGGSDSFKIENNVGGSGPLAKLSTNDALFAIGGGLSSLESEDTTGSAIRYSSSVSLMSDNVATSGIDKEVADERKSIPNKKRDVSERRGLWEGNGVPRKRQKASGPAKSETKRRRKKKRKKGGQQTKDTPETENQRRFKRRLLMTSLESEYDADDVPARFSRRHVATAGRNAEERRFRTFARSNARGRRRERGDGSRMEVDGTEADPGTAQIRGGQDCTDRRRPPNIDAAKYLESAHCLRFSDLWYSVYQLEDPIVEHVVYLQVYEKRALANGSTYWEDLTRDSVVRLGTFNRHHRDSQDTIAFAYKEVKMLERGMNEMPNLNVVRDRLLVPSSVTSKNSEYSAEGSRKLLVRA; translated from the exons ATGAAGAGGAGAGCCATGAGCCAAGCCATAAAGCACGAAAGCGACAAGAGAAATAAGGATTTATTGGAGGAAAACGATTTATCGGCGGGAAGCCTCGGCGATTCGAAGAACGGATTTCGAGAAACGAGGATCAGCGTTGGCCAAACTTCGATCTACAAACCGGTTATGGATAATCTTCAAAGTACGAGAACAAAATCCGTGAATATAGATGATTATGATTTCAGAAAGTTACAATCTCGGGAATTCGGTCCGCGAGCGCACGATGGCCAATCGCTGACGATTCGAGGATTAGTCGCGGATGATTCTCGAAATCCAACTGCGAGGGTAAGCACGATAGGTGAGCGGGATTTTGTGAAAATGCGGGACGGCGAGGAGGAGTCTAGTCGAGAGGTTTCCGTGCTGGGGAAATGCGGCGGGTCGGTGAATTTTTCAGAAAGTAGAAATCGCGAGGAAATAGCGAGGGATCGATCTCGTGGCGTAGCTCATCCAGAAAATACCTTCGATTACACaccggcagcagcagcagcattcCCAGCAATACACTCGTCGCGAATTCCCGAAGAGAGTCAATTTTCGAGGCGGACGGAGAAGAATGCGTTCCGAAGCGATGGAGTTAACGCATTGCTTGATAACGTAAGCTCTCCTAGGGCCATTGAATTTTTTACTCGCTCCGGAATTTCGTCCAGGAACAATACCGACAAGGATATCAATTGCGATACTGCATCGTCAACGATAAAATCGAGCAGTTTCGAGGAATTCGCGCTATTATCGAAAATTGTGATGCCGGAAGTGCCCTCGTCGATGGGAGGTAAAGGGAGGCCGTGTGGATTTGGGGCATCGGAGGATATCCCGGGTAACGTTAACGCGTTGAGAAACGTCTCGGCCGTGAGAAAGAACTTAAGTGCAGCCGTGGAGATTCGAGATGGTAGTACGGGCGAGGGGGGGAGAAAAACGGGAAATGCTAATGTATCGACGCGAATCTCGACCGCTCCCGCTCTTACAAGATTACAAAATCTCACCTCCGCCGTTGGAATCACGCGGCCGGAGGAATTATCCGCGCCCGGCGCTCGTCCCGGAGATAAATCATCGACGAAAATCCCGGAATCAAAAACCCGCGGCTCGTTAGCGGCGAACGAGACACGCCGGGGATTTCCCGGCGACCTCGCTGGGGATTTGGGGAGCAAGGGGCGAGAATCGCGCCGCGGCTCGCCCGAGCGGGAGCCGAAAGACATGAACTTGAAAAACAGCTACAAATTCTGGAAGACCCGGCGGAAGTTACCGAAGTCGAAGGACGCCGAGAAGTTTCGCGGGGACAAGGACGTCGGGGGGAAGTTGAAGCGCTTCGGGAAGCTGAGTCGTGGATTGACGCGGAAGCGCGCGTCGCCGGACTTTAAACGCGACAGTCTCCCAAACGGATTTTCGGGGCGCGAGGGACGCTTTCGAAGACATCTCCAGATCGGAAGGGAAGTTTTTAATATCGCGGACGGTCACGAAAGGGGCAACAGTCTGACGGATGAGGAGCCGCAGCAAGCGCGAGCTCTCGTAGATCGCTACGCTCGGCCTGAGGCTCATTCCAAGCGAAAGACGTCAAATATGGCGGGAGACAAAAATAGTCCGAAGAAACAAGTGATTTTGGACTCCGCTCGTTCTCACAGAAAAGTCCAGCCCGAAGAGAATGATAATCCGTTCTATCTCAACAACGAAGATGGCAAAAAGAACAGCGTCGATAAGCGGATCGAGGACAAGTTCGCGCGCATAAGCAACGTCCTGAAGGAAGATTCTACGGAGACGGGAATTATTCAAGAAACTCCGGGGAATTTCAAAGTAGTTACGAACAGCGAAGTTGCAAAAGCCGATATCCCTAAAATTCAGGATGAGCTGAAAGACAATTTGTTTTCGCGAGAAAACGGCAAATCGGACGAGACGTTTGCGATTCATGGCGATGAAGTTGCGCGTAAGCGGCCTGCTGAAATAATGGATTTGCGATCGTCTGCGAATGAAAACTCTTTCGTGACCACGAAGCCTACAAACGAGGAAGTCACCACGATTATGTTATTAACTACGCGGAAGGATTCCCTCGATCGTAaaaatttcacttttcacaAATCCGCCATCGGTTGTTTTCGATCATCACCAGTTATGAAGAAGCTTGATTACAACGTCTCGAAGGAAATGAATCGCAATGAGTCAAAAAATCCAATTTACGCAACCGAATTCGCAGCGAGGCAGACGGAAGTTATCACGCGGAAACTTCCGTCGAACAGCAAGAATGCCCACGGCTACGTCACCGATGATCCTCTCGAAACATTGTCCGGCCGTTCGGCGAGTAGTTCCAAGGAACCGACATCTCCCGAAGCACCGGACAATCGAAGCGAGCGAGATGAAACGAAGAACGCGAGGTTCCTCGAACTTAATAACAACTCTTCGCGGATGATTGCCGGCAATTCCGTGGAGCCTGAAGGACCGCCGATCGACCCCGGGCTCTCATCACGCAGTAGCGGTTCGGTTACCGAACCCGGTGAGGTTTCGTTGAGCAACGAGGAGGCAGAAATAGATTCTCGTTACACCGGGGATCCGCGTCTGGAAAATTCGGACGGTCTTTCAGACAAgtctcgagagagagaggaaattgGCGAGCTGGTGGACCGAATCGTGAGACAGTACGTGGCGTACACGCCCGTGATGCCGGGTATGCCGACCTTCGACGAGATCACGGAGGCGGAAACCTTGCCGCTCGAAGAGGAGACGACCGTCACTCAGTTCACGACGACCTTGGCGACCACCACTAGGATCACGGACGTGAATTTCCGACCGACGATACGTTCACCGGGAACGACGCCGCTTCCAGCGGGAGAGATGCACGACGAGATCTCACTGGACGAGACCAATCTCGCGGACGAGATCGAAGCAACGACGGCCAGTCCCGAAACCACTATCTCTAAACCGAGATTTCGAATGGGGAAACCTAGAACGTACAGCTCGTCGGAAGCGGAAGCACGGGAAGTATCGAACAAAACTGAAAAACCCGggaaaaaacagaaaatttacGCTCGCGTTACGGGCATGAAAAGGACAGACGCGGGAGAGGAGGTTGACGATCATCCTTGGTACCGTACTACGGAAGTGCAGCAGGTAATCGCAGCGAATCGATCCAAGCCTGTTCAGAAAActaagagagaaaggaagaagcACAAGTCGGAGAcgaattattttcagaacACTTCCTCGGTTTGGACTTCATCAACGACGGCCACCGCCGGCGTCGCGCGGACGAGGGGCAAGAGATCGGACTTTATCCGCGCGGCAGGCAATCGCGACCCCCCGGTCTTCCACGACTACTGCGAGCGGGAAGAAGATGAAGAGGCCCGGCGAAGTGGAAGACCGAGTTTGAATAAAAACGAAAAGTCTCCGAATATAACAGAGGCGACTGAATTACGTTCcagaattgaaaaaagattAGCCGGCGAATTGGATTATCCTGCGAGCCGAGGATTCTCCCCACACAGTTGCTGCGCAAATCGAGATCAGGCACAAAAGATCAATGCCGCCCTTCAGGATATTGTATCACGTAATGCCGAGGTTCAAGATAATCCCGATTCGAACGTGCAAGAGAAAGAACGAGATGTGCAGGGTAATCTGCAGAGCTTCAGCCCTTTAAATCTGGAAGACAGCGCGGTTCGTAAATTTCTGGACGAGGACATTTCCTCGCGGAATCGCGAGGCTGCCTCGGCGCCGTTTGCTGCTTCGCCGTCGGCAAAGATTCCATCGTCGCACACGGACGTTTCCGGATCGGTGCGCGAAAGTTTGGAGATGGATCGAAGATCGGAGAAGCGGATGGCGTACGGCGAGCGTACGATCGCCGAGATCGACAGGATCGCGACGGTGCGAAGAGTCGCGGTGAACGTGTCGCGCGGGAAATCGTCCGCGGGCGAGACATCACCGGCTCGCGCAAGAAGTCCCGGGCGCCGGGACGAAACGGATGAAACTGTCATTCGCGGCGTGAAATTGATGATGCCGGGCGATAAGGGCGAGACGCGCGGGCCCGACGTCGCGGCTAAGAGTGCCGATAAAAAGATCTCGCCGCCGTTTCCGGCGCCTCCCGCGCGACAGCGGGGACGCGGGGACGCGGCGAGGAAGATTAATGAAAATCCCGCGGATCGTCGTCGCGTTTCCGTCGCTGGCAAGCAATACCCCCGACGTCCTCGAGGCAAGGTATACGACAAGGTGTACGACACCGTCCgcaaaataatcaataagaTCAAGGGGAAGTCATCGTCGCCGGTGTCGGACGAGGCGGATACCGAGATGGGCGGCCGCGTGAGAAGCGAGAAACGTGTCGATCGATCGTCGGATTGGCATCGATCGGGTAGACGACTGTTGTCGAGTCGAGGAGGATCCGGCCACATCGAGAGTCCCGACGACGAATATTACGCGAGCGATGAAAGCGAGACGGACCGGGAAAATGACTCGGGCGATAATGAAGCTATTGCCAGCGGGGATGATTTATCGTACCTCGAGAATTCGTCTGGTCGACGTGAAGATCGAGATCCGCGGAAATTGGTGGCCGAGACAGATCGATTGACAGACGGGAGCGTTGATGTTGCGCGAATTGTGATGCCGGAGGAAAAAACTGTTGCTGCAGCGATGCTCTCAGATGATATGGCGAATGGCGAGGAAACAATTTCAAG TAGCAATTACAGGAAAATcgaagagaaaattaaaaatacagacTCTCAAGATATCAGTGTACTCGAAACGACTGATCTTACAAACTTCAACGACGATAAGATGTTAAAAGATTCTCTCGAAACTGAAGAAAAATCTATTACTCAAAGCATTGTCGATAATGACGCTTCTCTACAGGAAAGAAGTTTCGataattctgaaaatattGTAAGAAATCCTCGATACTACGTGGAAGTTAACGAGCAGCCGCTTTCATTCCCCGAGAAAATTAACGgaaataatttacaagatGAATCTCTTTACGGAACTCAGCTGACACACGACAATACGggtgaaattataaatttcgctGCTATGAATAACCCGAAGCTATTAAGCGCTGAAAGAATGGTATCGAATATCGATTTATCACGAAGCTCGACAACGCCGAAAAGCGAAGAGGGCATCAAAATTTCGTTAATTGGCAGAATTCAGGTGCACGGCAATTTCAATCAAACGCCGATGCTAATAAGCATCGATGCTATTCCCGACGAGTTTTCAGCGACGCAGTCTTCGGTTCCCGCTGAATTGTTGAACACTATTAAGGCGATTGAAGCTACTACCATTAATCTCCCTCTGAATGATTCAAACGTGGATTCTACCTTTGATGTTCTATCCATAAGCGAACGTGCAAATGACGAAGCAAGCGATTCACTAAATACGGTACTGGATGAAAGTCGGGAAGTCGGAAGGATGAACGAAGTCACAACGAAGTCTTGCGAGAAGTTTGTCGATCCGATGCGAAGAAGTGGGGGGGAAGGAAAGACgacgaaaaaaaatctttcccGAATCAAGAAACGATTGGACAGATACAACACGAACTCGAAGTCGGCCAAGCAGGTTTTTTTAACAGATTACTCGATCGTACCGAACAGCAAAGGGGACAGAACAAAGGATGTCGAAAGGATGATTTTCGAGCGAACCGACGGGACAATCGACAAGCTAGACACTCGTACCTCCGCGAGTCCGGTGTATTTTCCGGATATCTTAGGATCCGTTTTGATCAACAACGACAGTCTAAAAGATCAGCATGCAATTAAAGAACCCGAAATCGACATTCCTCCTCCGATCGAAACGAATCGATTCGACTCGATCGAGATTCATCCGTCGAATGCTACTCTTCATATCGTACCGTTGGTGCACATCAATATCGAGAAGCCGAGCGTCGATCTTACGAACGAAAGTGGGAAAACGACCGAAACGACGTGTTGCCCGCGTGAAAACCCACGGAACGCTACTTCCGGCGGTTGTTACAGGATGCCCGCGACCGTTTGGAAACTCGAAACTACTGGGACGACTTCGCACGAGTTACAAACTTCGAGTAATTATCGGGACGGTGATCCCACGGAAACTCTTCCTAGATTCTACGAGACGACTGTAAACGACCGGGATGCGGTGACCGTGAGCTCCTTATCGTCAACGCGACTGCAGAACGTTCCTGAACGCACGACGTACGAGACGCGTTCCACCTCAACACCGCCCAGCAAGTGTAACGACGAGTCGGTTAATGTGATTCGCGTGAGAAACATGATGGCCATCGTGAGATTCCTGTTAAAACTGCTGGGAGTCATCGCGGAAGGCGAGGAGCCTCCTTGTCCTGGAACTCGAATCGGCGAGACGATGATCCACGTGAAGAACGTGATTATTAATGCGTCGAGTCACGTAGGACGGCACAAAAGTATTACTAATACCGACGATAGAGGGACGGCGATAAAATCAGGCGGGACGGGGCAGGATCTTACGACCACCGCAACTGAGTGGCGATCGACAATCACGGAAAGGATACGCGAGAAATCGTCGCCTCCGGGCGCTTTTGAGTCCTTTACCGAAGCCCCGTCCTATCCGGCAACGTCCACCTTGGCAACCTCTTTCGATGAAGTGGCCAAGGACGAAGGGCCGGCCACGTTCTTTGAGACCGCCACGGGAAGGGAAGTATACGCCACCTCCACCTCATCGAGCACGACTTCTTCCGCGACGCCCAAGTCCTTTCTATTTTACGAGCCCGCACGAAAGTCGCCTCGCAAAGGCGCCTCTCGGAAAAATATCAGTCCCGATCTAACGGGTGTAAAACGAAATTCGAGCGTTGCCTTTAAGGGTTCAGAGGGCGAGGAGTCGGGTGAAAGGAAATTTCGATTGGATAACAGCCAAACGCCGCGCTCGTCTTCGTGGGTGCAGGATCGAAACTCCGTCGGTCGACTTCGGTACGGTAAACAAGGAATCGCCGCCGCGACAAACGCCGCGGACAAGATCGGAGCTTCCCGGGAGAAATATTTGGCGATGGGTGATACCGTCGATTTTCGGCGCTCGCAATCGACGGGTGTCGCTAACGGCGCCGTCAGGCCGACACTTCCGCGTGACGTCGCTCCGCGAAATGCTCCGTTCGAAGGAATCGATGCCGGGAGAGGGAACAGGCCGGAGCGCGCGGCGAAGCCGTCGAGGAGGGTCAGGAGGACCGGGGTATCAGATCGGCGGGCCGAAACGAGAACGAAATTGCTTAACCGTTCCGCGAGAGGTGGTCCACCGGGAGATTGGATCGGGGAACATTGGTCGGCGGCCACGCGTCGGCGACTGCCGATCGATAAGAAACTGCGGGAATCGCGCGGCAAAGTGCCGGGCGGAAATGCAACGCCGGGAAAAGTCGTATTTCGGCGCGTCCGCGGCAAGATTAACCGACCTCCTGACCCAAATCTCGTTAGCGGTGGAAGTGATTCGTTCAAGATCGAAAATAACGTCGGCGGAAGTGGCCCTCTGGCAAAACTTTCGACCAATGATGCTTTATTCGCGATAGGCGGAGGATTAAGTTCGTTAGAGAGCGAAGACACCACGGGAAGCGCGATTCGATATTCGTCAAGTGTCTCATTAATGAGCGATAATGTTGCCACTTCTGGAATCGACAAAGAAGTCGCCGATGAACGTAAAAG TATTCCGAACAAGAAACGAGATGTCAGCGAACGTCGCGGTTTATGGGAAGGTAATGGCGTACCGAGGAAAAGACAGAAAGCTTCGGGCCCGGCGAAGAGCGAGACAAAGCGGCGGaggaaaaagaagaggaagaaaggcGGTCAGCAGACGAAAGATACTCCGGAGACCGAAAACCAACGGCGTTTCAAGAGACGCTTATTAATGACGTCTCTCGAGTCGGAGTATGACGCCGACGACGTCCCGGCAAGATTTTCGAGACGCCACGTCGCCACAGCGGGAAGAAACGCTGAGGAACGTCGCTTTCGTACATTCGCGAGAAGCAACGCGAGGGGACGGCGGCGCGAACGGGGGGACGGAAGTCGGATGGAGGTCGATGGAACGGAAGCCGATCCCGGTACGGCGCAAATCCGCGGTGGTCAAGACTGCACGGATCGCCGACGCCCGCCGAATATCGATGCGGCCAAATATCTCGAGTCCGCGCATTGTTTGCGCTTTAGTGATTTATG GTATTCCGTGTACCAATTGGAGGATCCTATTGTCGAGCACGTGGTGTATCTTCAGGTTTACGAAAAACGCGCCTTAGCGAACGGATCGACTTACTGGGAAGATCTTACCAGAGATTCCGTAGTCAG ATTGGGCACGTTCAACAGGCACCATAGAGACAGCCAAGATACGATCGCTTTCGCCTACAAGGAAGTGAAAATGTTAGAACGGGGGATGAACGAGATGCCTAATTTGAATGTCGTTCGTGATCGTCTTTTGGTACCATCGTCGGTGACATCAAAGAACTCCGAATATTCTGCTGAAG GGTCTCGAAAATTACTTGTACGAGCCTGA